Proteins encoded within one genomic window of Pseudorasbora parva isolate DD20220531a chromosome 3, ASM2467924v1, whole genome shotgun sequence:
- the zgc:113208 gene encoding uncharacterized protein zgc:113208 isoform X1: MSDEDERDKKVKRKTGSVDSKTPAKKRQKIKDKNEGKSSEVQKSRVPDGKADATKTEVKLSGKGKDDKKNNSDAGKYTSEIKRNEKGQLVFKDHLEFTPNMTPKEVLQAGSFGGTYFRPIYSSITKQHYKDVWQELPEDWLDGLNISKQVASSTYREDVNTYNVKCGGSLEMWESSGWIIPQDPYGWFQWYCRFYQGRRTMDDARQISRWAKCAGVKGRWRQNLITKVVRSGCAYDNSGVSPVVRQTLQHWGYKLTLEDYKEGAKRVKPK, translated from the exons ATGAGTGACGAGGATGAAAGAGACAAGAAGGTTAAAAGAAAAACAGGTTCGGTTGATTCAAAGACGCCTGCGAAGAAGAGACagaaaataaaagacaaaaatgAGGGGAAAAGCAGCGAAGTCCAGAAATCACGCG TTCCCGATGGTAAAGCTGACGCTACAAAAACTGAAGTAAAGCTCTCTGGCAAGGGCAAGGATGATAAGAAAAACAACTCAGATGCTGGCAAATATACTTCTGAAATTAAGAGGAATGAGAAAGGACAACTTGTGTTTAAAG ACCATCTAGAGTTCACACCTAACATGACTCCCAAAGAGGTTTTACAGGCAGGCAGTTTTGGGGGTACCTATTTCAGGCCCATCTACTCCAGCATCACAA aGCAACATTACAAAGATGTTTGGCAGGAGCTTCCCGAAGACTGGTTGGATGGACTAAACATCTCTAAACAG GTGGCTTCATCCACGTATAGGGAAGACGTGAACAcctataatgtaaaatgtggaGGCAGTCTTGAGATGTGGGAAAGCAGTGGGTGGATCATACCCCAGGATCCATACGGCTGGTTCCAGTGGTACTGCAG ATTTTACCAGGGCAGACGAACGATGGATGATGCACGACAGATCAGTCGCTGGGCCAAATGTGCAGGAGTCAAAGGTCGGTGGCGGCAAAATCTCATTACAAAAGTGGTCCGGTCCGGTTGTGCTTATGACAACTCCGGTGTTTCCCCGGTGGTCAGACAAACTCTACAGCACTGGGGTTACAAACTCACCCTGGAGGACTATAAGGAAGGAGCAAAGAGGGTCAAACCCAAATAA
- the zgc:113208 gene encoding uncharacterized protein zgc:113208 isoform X2, whose product MDNDNDLFRSAAGLWHIHTVPDGKADATKTEVKLSGKGKDDKKNNSDAGKYTSEIKRNEKGQLVFKDHLEFTPNMTPKEVLQAGSFGGTYFRPIYSSITKQHYKDVWQELPEDWLDGLNISKQVASSTYREDVNTYNVKCGGSLEMWESSGWIIPQDPYGWFQWYCRFYQGRRTMDDARQISRWAKCAGVKGRWRQNLITKVVRSGCAYDNSGVSPVVRQTLQHWGYKLTLEDYKEGAKRVKPK is encoded by the exons ATGGACAATGACAATGATCTGTTCAGGTCTGCAGCAGGCCTATGGCATATTCACACAG TTCCCGATGGTAAAGCTGACGCTACAAAAACTGAAGTAAAGCTCTCTGGCAAGGGCAAGGATGATAAGAAAAACAACTCAGATGCTGGCAAATATACTTCTGAAATTAAGAGGAATGAGAAAGGACAACTTGTGTTTAAAG ACCATCTAGAGTTCACACCTAACATGACTCCCAAAGAGGTTTTACAGGCAGGCAGTTTTGGGGGTACCTATTTCAGGCCCATCTACTCCAGCATCACAA aGCAACATTACAAAGATGTTTGGCAGGAGCTTCCCGAAGACTGGTTGGATGGACTAAACATCTCTAAACAG GTGGCTTCATCCACGTATAGGGAAGACGTGAACAcctataatgtaaaatgtggaGGCAGTCTTGAGATGTGGGAAAGCAGTGGGTGGATCATACCCCAGGATCCATACGGCTGGTTCCAGTGGTACTGCAG ATTTTACCAGGGCAGACGAACGATGGATGATGCACGACAGATCAGTCGCTGGGCCAAATGTGCAGGAGTCAAAGGTCGGTGGCGGCAAAATCTCATTACAAAAGTGGTCCGGTCCGGTTGTGCTTATGACAACTCCGGTGTTTCCCCGGTGGTCAGACAAACTCTACAGCACTGGGGTTACAAACTCACCCTGGAGGACTATAAGGAAGGAGCAAAGAGGGTCAAACCCAAATAA